The following proteins are encoded in a genomic region of Amphiura filiformis chromosome 18, Afil_fr2py, whole genome shotgun sequence:
- the LOC140138761 gene encoding annexin A4-like, translated as MASNTNTPTVTPADNFDKDNDAQALRKAMKGMGTDENAIIEVLGNRSNGQRQEIRVQYKTAFGRDLIDDLKSELRGDFEDVIMGLMDPPALFDARCLKKAMKGVGTDEKVLVEILCTRTNDQIKAIKAAYKTAFKKNLEDALSSETSGTFKRLLVGLSTGARDESTDVDSDKASADAQTLFEAGENKLGTDEDEFQRILVSKSPSHIKAVVDAYSGVSDRSLEDAVKSELSGNARDAYVSILSFFHRPIVHFADLLNSAMKGLGTDEDRLIRVIVSRSEVDLGAIKAAYAVKYGKPLGEAIKSECGGDFRNVLMALVR; from the exons CCTACCGTTACCCCGGCCGATAATTTCGACAAGGATAATGATGCTCAGGCCCTTAGAAAAGCAATGAAAGGAATGG GTACTGATGAGAATGCAATTATTGAGGTTCTAGGCAACAGAAGCAATGGTCAAAGACAGGAGATACGCGTGCAGTACAAGACCGCATTTGGAAGG GATTTGATTGACGATCTGAAGAGTGAGTTACGAGGAGATTTCGAAGATGTAATTATGGGTTTGATGGACCCACCAGCCCTATTTGACGCCAGATGCCTTAAGAAAGCCATGAAG GGTGTTGGTACCGATGAGAAAGTGCTGGTGGAAATACTCTGCACAAGAACTAATGAC CAAATAAAAGCAATCAAGGCTGCTTACAAGACGG CATTTAAGAAGAATCTAGAAGATGCTTTATCAAGTGAAACGAGTGGAACATTTAAACGCCTTTTAGTTGGTCTGTCTACG GGAGCGCGTGATGAGAGCACTGATGTTGATTCGGACAAAGCAAGTGCTGATGCACAGACACTCTTTGAG GCTGGTGAGAACAAGCTTGGAACAGATGAGGATGAATTCCAGAGAATTCTGGTTTCCAAAAGCCCTTCCCATATCAAAGCTGTGGTAGATGCATATTCAGGG GTGTCCGATCGCTCACTGGAAGATGCAGTTAAGAGTGAGCTGTCCGGAAATGCTCGTGATGCCTACGTCTCCATCT TGTCATTTTTTCATCGACCCATCGTCCATTTTGCGGATCTTCTGAATTCAGCCATGAAAGGGTTGGGAACCGATGAGGACCGTCTCATAAGAGTCATTGTTTCTCGTAGTGAG gTTGATCTTGGTGCGATCAAAGCCGCATATGCAGTGAAGTATGGCAAGCCACTAGGTGAAGCTATCAAGAGCGAATGCGGTGGAGACTTCAGAAATGTTCTTATGGCATTAGTTCGTTGA